A region from the Acidobacteriota bacterium genome encodes:
- the hisIE gene encoding bifunctional phosphoribosyl-AMP cyclohydrolase/phosphoribosyl-ATP diphosphatase HisIE, with protein MSLDLESLRFGDDGLLPVVVQDVASGTVLMLAYANREAVARTLAEGRVWFWSRSRQSLWCKGETSGNFLRLVSLYADCDRDALLVRVDPQGPTCHRLVRSCFDASSEEAVPSALELGWLDDVLSRRADADPAASYTARLLAAGPQRIARKVGEEATETVIAAVGGGSRDELCSEAGDLIYHLLLLLRSGQVTAADLARELRRRHLEPAAAPSRKPEAPPDPAPAESTSAEETS; from the coding sequence ATGAGCCTCGATCTCGAATCCTTGCGCTTCGGCGATGACGGCCTGCTGCCGGTGGTGGTTCAGGACGTCGCTAGTGGCACCGTCTTGATGCTCGCCTACGCCAATCGCGAGGCCGTGGCTCGCACCCTCGCCGAGGGGCGGGTGTGGTTCTGGAGCCGATCGCGGCAGAGCCTGTGGTGCAAGGGCGAGACCTCGGGCAACTTCCTGCGCCTGGTGTCCCTGTACGCCGACTGTGACCGCGACGCCCTCTTGGTGAGGGTCGACCCGCAGGGGCCGACCTGCCATCGGCTGGTGCGTAGCTGCTTCGACGCCAGCTCCGAGGAGGCGGTGCCGTCGGCCCTCGAGCTCGGTTGGCTGGACGACGTCCTGTCGCGCCGGGCGGACGCCGATCCGGCCGCCAGCTATACCGCCCGCCTGCTCGCCGCCGGCCCGCAGCGCATCGCCCGCAAGGTCGGCGAGGAGGCCACCGAGACGGTGATCGCGGCGGTCGGCGGAGGCTCCCGCGACGAGCTCTGTAGCGAAGCCGGGGATTTGATCTACCATCTCCTCCTTCTGCTCCGTTCCGGGCAGGTGACCGCCGCTGATCTCGCCCGCGAGCTGCGCCGCCGACACCTCGAGCCGGCGGCGGCGCCGTCGCGCAAACCGGAAGCGCCCCCGGATCCCGCGCCAGCCGAATCAACCTCTGCCGAGGAGACTTCATGA